Proteins co-encoded in one Halorussus salinus genomic window:
- a CDS encoding bacteriorhodopsin: MDLTVAWFWLGALGMTVGTVYPLWRFATDRKYATYYAVLAGVTGFAAAAYLAMALGVGKVAVGDASLFLPRYLDWLVTTPLLVLYLGMLCRPDKRTYAALVGVDVLVIGSGVAAGLLSEPYSYGAYLLGCVAYVGLLYLLVSVLPRQATLHGDRVTAVFTKLRNLTVVLWTIYPVVWLLGPLGVGLLQVGTEVMVVTYLDLISKVGFVFMAVNGADALDQLRTEEALTDPADAGDGPATAAD, encoded by the coding sequence ATGGACCTCACCGTCGCGTGGTTCTGGCTCGGCGCTCTCGGCATGACGGTCGGGACGGTCTACCCGCTGTGGCGGTTCGCCACCGACCGCAAGTACGCGACCTACTACGCGGTGCTGGCGGGCGTGACCGGGTTCGCCGCGGCGGCGTACCTCGCGATGGCGTTGGGCGTCGGGAAGGTCGCTGTCGGCGACGCCTCCCTGTTCCTGCCCCGGTATCTCGACTGGCTGGTGACGACGCCCCTGCTGGTGCTGTACCTCGGGATGCTCTGTCGCCCCGACAAGCGGACCTACGCCGCGCTGGTCGGCGTGGACGTGCTGGTCATCGGGTCGGGCGTGGCCGCGGGCCTGCTGTCGGAGCCGTACAGCTACGGCGCGTACCTGCTGGGCTGTGTCGCCTACGTCGGCCTCCTGTACCTGCTCGTGAGCGTCCTCCCCCGGCAGGCGACCCTCCACGGCGACCGCGTGACCGCGGTGTTCACGAAGCTCCGGAATCTCACGGTGGTCCTCTGGACCATCTACCCGGTGGTCTGGCTCCTCGGCCCGCTCGGCGTCGGCCTGCTACAGGTCGGGACCGAGGTGATGGTCGTGACCTACCTCGACCTCATCAGTAAGGTCGGGTTCGTGTTCATGGCCGTCAACGGGGCCGACGCGCTCGACCAACTCCGGACCGAGGAGGCGCTGACCGACCCCGCGGACGCCGGTGACGGACCCGCGACCGCGGCGGACTGA
- a CDS encoding methyl-accepting chemotaxis protein yields the protein MGQRTPFLERIRRSYGLKLAIALVSVVAITVAVGALVQAQTAEQVQKDAQDELETLSNSRAESLDAWLSGVKTQTQLTAEHPVFESGDRDRIRDHLTGMVADGNVPDGVVAVHYYDAGEETIVTSSSEKMVGVSPAEQGAPFATDPPNFDGKDVHVSEPFTVPVVDFPVVAVVAPVADAPDKRVIYMVNIEEHTRSLTGGVEGGYTVVLNSSGNYLAHPNASKLLTTHHGGADSAAVENGLAGESGFMQMDGGTLMAYAPMQSTDWVVVVHAPASEAYALSDAVTSNILGLILVAVVSLALVGVTVGSNTVVSLRQLSRKADAMAGGDLQVDLETNRRDEFGTLHDSFARMRDSLREQIREAETARDEAEEARESAEDARESAEAARREAESRREEAEALSSHLESKASHYEEVMNGAAEGDLSVRVETESRSEAMVAIGESLNDMLDDIERTVANVKRFASHVSNAVVDVEESAQQVMTTGEEVSDSVTEISQGAARQTDQLGEVASEMNTLSASAQQVAATVDDVAATSQQAAAAGELGKEAAEEALAEMDAVEAQTEQTAAEIEELDAEMEAIGDVVEVITEIAEQTNMLALNASIEAARTDAEGDGFAVVADEVKNLAEETKESAAEIEGRIERVQEKTAQSVEGMTETSERISTGVETVEGAIDALEEIAEYVEETDARIQEIQAATDDQAQSSSAVVQMVDDVASISEETTSQAESVSEAAEAQTETLADVRDDADDLAERASELAELLDDFRVTRGAGPLDDTEFRSAEVSD from the coding sequence AGAGAGCTTGGACGCGTGGCTCTCCGGCGTGAAGACCCAGACGCAGTTGACCGCCGAACATCCCGTCTTCGAGAGCGGTGACCGCGACCGCATCCGCGACCACCTGACGGGGATGGTTGCCGACGGGAACGTCCCGGACGGCGTCGTCGCGGTTCACTACTACGACGCTGGCGAGGAGACCATCGTGACCAGTTCGAGCGAGAAGATGGTCGGCGTCAGTCCGGCCGAACAGGGCGCACCGTTCGCGACAGACCCGCCGAACTTCGACGGGAAGGACGTTCACGTCTCGGAGCCGTTCACCGTCCCCGTCGTGGACTTCCCGGTCGTGGCGGTCGTCGCGCCGGTTGCCGACGCGCCCGACAAGCGCGTCATCTACATGGTCAACATCGAGGAGCACACGCGCTCGCTGACCGGGGGCGTCGAAGGCGGCTACACGGTCGTCCTGAACTCGTCGGGGAACTATCTCGCGCATCCGAACGCGAGCAAACTCCTGACGACCCACCACGGCGGCGCGGACAGTGCCGCGGTCGAGAACGGACTCGCCGGAGAGTCAGGCTTCATGCAGATGGACGGCGGAACGCTGATGGCCTACGCGCCGATGCAATCGACCGACTGGGTAGTCGTGGTCCACGCGCCCGCCAGCGAGGCCTACGCGCTGAGCGACGCCGTGACATCGAACATCCTCGGACTCATCCTCGTGGCGGTCGTGAGCCTCGCGCTCGTCGGCGTGACCGTCGGGTCGAACACCGTCGTCTCGCTCCGGCAACTCTCCCGGAAGGCCGACGCGATGGCTGGCGGTGACCTCCAAGTGGACTTGGAGACCAACCGCCGCGACGAGTTCGGGACGCTCCACGACTCGTTCGCCCGGATGCGCGACTCCCTGCGCGAGCAGATACGTGAAGCGGAGACCGCGCGCGACGAGGCCGAGGAGGCCCGCGAGAGCGCGGAAGACGCCCGCGAGAGCGCGGAGGCCGCCCGGCGCGAGGCCGAGAGTCGCCGCGAGGAGGCCGAAGCCCTCTCGTCGCACCTCGAATCGAAGGCGAGCCACTACGAGGAGGTGATGAACGGGGCCGCCGAGGGTGACCTCTCGGTCCGCGTCGAGACCGAGAGTCGGAGCGAGGCGATGGTCGCCATCGGCGAGTCGCTCAACGACATGCTGGACGACATCGAGCGCACGGTGGCGAACGTCAAGCGGTTCGCCTCCCACGTCTCGAACGCGGTCGTGGACGTAGAGGAGAGCGCCCAACAGGTGATGACGACCGGCGAGGAGGTCAGCGACTCGGTGACCGAAATCTCGCAGGGCGCGGCCCGCCAGACCGACCAACTCGGCGAGGTCGCCAGCGAGATGAACACCCTCTCGGCCAGCGCCCAGCAGGTCGCCGCGACCGTGGACGACGTGGCCGCGACCTCCCAGCAGGCCGCGGCCGCGGGCGAACTCGGCAAGGAAGCCGCCGAGGAGGCCCTCGCGGAGATGGACGCGGTCGAGGCCCAGACCGAGCAGACCGCCGCCGAAATCGAGGAACTCGACGCCGAGATGGAGGCCATCGGCGACGTGGTGGAGGTCATCACCGAAATCGCCGAGCAGACCAACATGCTCGCGCTGAACGCCTCCATCGAGGCCGCCCGGACCGACGCGGAGGGCGACGGCTTCGCGGTCGTCGCCGACGAGGTGAAGAACCTCGCGGAGGAGACCAAAGAATCGGCGGCCGAAATCGAGGGCCGCATCGAGCGGGTCCAAGAGAAGACCGCCCAGTCGGTCGAGGGCATGACCGAGACCAGCGAGCGCATCAGTACCGGCGTCGAGACCGTCGAGGGAGCCATCGACGCGCTCGAAGAGATCGCCGAGTACGTCGAGGAGACCGACGCGCGGATTCAGGAGATTCAGGCCGCGACCGACGACCAAGCCCAGTCCTCGTCGGCGGTCGTCCAGATGGTGGACGACGTGGCCTCCATCAGCGAGGAGACCACGAGTCAGGCCGAGTCCGTCTCCGAAGCAGCCGAGGCCCAGACCGAGACGCTGGCCGACGTTCGGGACGACGCCGACGACCTCGCGGAGCGCGCGAGCGAACTCGCCGAACTGCTCGACGACTTCCGGGTGACGCGCGGGGCCGGGCCGCTGGACGACACCGAGTTCCGGAGCGCGGAGGTGAGCGACTGA
- a CDS encoding cytochrome c oxidase subunit 3: MGETDAAVRESDERDHEHEHRSRWPIVAAGGAAVLYVGAALALAGSRADIFPESVGVGIAVVGFAVLTGGLVGWLREAFLSDYWASAASERKRRAYRATMAVFLVTDVATFGAGFAYYFWVRVGTWPPGELPELLGSLVLVNTGLLVLSSFTLHFAHTALHDGNRRRFLALLGVTFALGAAFLGGQVLEYEVFVVEEGFTLTSGVFASAFFGLTGLHGLHVTLGVVLIGILLWRALRGQYDAERDTSVSTVSLYWHFVDAVWLFLVAVLYVGAEVSL, from the coding sequence ATGGGGGAGACCGACGCCGCAGTCCGAGAGAGCGACGAGCGCGACCACGAACACGAGCATCGGAGCCGCTGGCCCATCGTCGCGGCCGGGGGCGCGGCGGTCCTCTACGTCGGGGCCGCGCTCGCGCTCGCCGGAAGCCGGGCCGACATCTTCCCGGAGTCGGTCGGGGTCGGCATCGCCGTCGTCGGGTTCGCCGTCCTCACCGGCGGACTGGTCGGGTGGCTCCGCGAGGCGTTCCTCAGCGACTACTGGGCGAGTGCCGCGAGCGAGCGCAAGCGCCGGGCCTACCGCGCGACGATGGCCGTCTTCCTCGTGACCGACGTGGCGACGTTCGGCGCGGGGTTCGCCTACTACTTTTGGGTCCGGGTCGGAACGTGGCCGCCGGGCGAACTGCCGGAACTCCTCGGGTCGCTCGTGTTGGTCAACACCGGCCTACTGGTCCTGTCGAGTTTCACGCTCCACTTCGCGCACACGGCGCTCCACGACGGGAACAGACGCCGGTTCCTCGCGCTGTTGGGCGTGACGTTCGCACTCGGGGCCGCGTTCCTCGGCGGACAGGTTCTCGAATACGAGGTGTTCGTCGTCGAGGAGGGCTTCACCCTGACCAGCGGCGTGTTCGCCTCGGCGTTCTTCGGGTTGACGGGTCTCCACGGTCTCCACGTCACGCTCGGCGTGGTTCTGATCGGGATTCTCCTCTGGCGCGCGCTCCGTGGCCAGTACGACGCCGAGCGCGACACCTCGGTCTCGACGGTCTCGCTGTACTGGCACTTCGTGGACGCGGTGTGGCTGTTCTTGGTCGCGGTGCTGTACGTCGGTGCGGAGGTCTCGCTCTGA